The Natrinema amylolyticum genome includes the window ACGATGCACAACGAGACGGCGGGGGACTTCCGCAACTACGAGTCACAGATAGACGAGGTGTTCGGACTGTACGACGACCTCGGTATCCGGACGATCAAGAGCGGCTACGTCGCCGACGACGGGAATCTGGCCGACGAGGGGTACAATCACCACAATCAGGTGCTGGTCAACCACCACACGCTGGTCGCGGAGCGGGCGGCCGCCAATCGGCAGATGCTCGACGTTCACGAACCGATCCACCCGACCGGTCGTCGGCGGACCTACCCCAACCTGATGACCCGGGAGGGCGTGAAAGGCCAGGAGTACGACGCCTTCGGCGACGTCAGCCCGAGCCACCACGTGACCTTCCCATTCACGCGGATGCTCGGCGGTCCCGTCGAGTACACTCCCGGCATCTTCGACACGGACTCCGGCTCCGGCGGCATCGAGACGACGCGGGCCAAACAGCTCGCGATGTACCCGACCTACTTCAGCGGTCTCCAGATGGTCGCGGACCTGCCGAGTTCGTATCTGGCCGACCAGCCCGCGACACTGAGTGTCGGCGAGGTCGCCCAGGCCCAACACGCCGACCTGGACGGGTTCGTCACCCAGTCGGAGTGGGCCAATGCACGAGGCGAGGCGTACGTCCCCTTCGACGCCAACAGCGTCGACAGCGGCGCGTCGGCCAGCTGGACGCTCGAGGACGCCGACGCCGGTGAGTACGATGTCCACCTCCGGGTGGCGAACTACGAGGCCGACAACGGGCTCGCCGACGGCGTCGACGCGACGGCGACGCTCCGAGTCGACGGGGAGCCGGTCGAACGGCTCTCGGTTCCGGGCACGGAGTACTGGGACGTCTGGACCGCGACGGCGACGACCGTCTCGCTCGAGGCCGGAGAGACCCACCTCTCCCTCGCGCTGACCGAGGGGGACACCGGCGGCTTCAACCTCGATTCGATCGCCGTCACGGAACCCGGTGCGCCGATGCCCGAGCCGGACGAGCCGCCGATCACCGGACCCACGGTCCCCGCGTTCCGGTTCATCGAGGACGTCCCGGCCGCGGGCTGGGACGACACGCGCGTCCTGGATTCGTCGATCGGGGACTACATGATCACCGCCCGGCGGAAGGGCGAGGAGTGGTACGTCGGCGCGATGACCGACGAGCACGGCCGGGCGCTCGAGGTCCCGCTCGACTTCCTCGAGTCCGCACCGGGCCGACGGCGCGGCCACGAGAAGAGCGAGGGGACGGGTCACGGAAAGGGCCGCGGGAAGGGCCACACGAAAGGGACGTACGTCGCCGAGATCTACTCGGACGGCATCGACGCCGACTACGACGGGAACCTCGAGGACGTCCGCATCGACGAGGCCCTCGTCGACGACTCCACGACGCTACTGGCGTCGACGGTCGGCTCCGGCGGCACCGCCGTTCGGCTCCGCCCGGCGACGCGAGAGGACCTCGAGAGACTGCCGACCTACGAGCGACCCTCGCAGGACCTCGCCGTGTCGATCGACGCGGAGACGTTCGTTCGAGAGCCGTTCGTCGCAGCGACCGGGTCGAACGACGGGGACTACATCGGCGGGACCAACGTGGAACTCGTCGTCGACGGCGAGGTCGTCGACATCGAGAACGTTCGGTTCGCGCCCGGTGCGACCGACGAGTCGTTCGCGTTCGGATCGTCGATCGACGCCGCGGGAACCTACGACGTGACCGTCCGGACGCTCGAGGGGGAGACTCTCGCCAGCCGGTCGGTGACGGTGAACCCGCCGGAGACCGTCGCCTCGTTCGACGACCCGAGTGGCGACGACGACGGCCCCGGCGAGTACACGTATCCGACCGCGGACGCCTTCGCGGACGGCGTCTTCGACCTCCGGTCGTTCGAGGTGACGCGGACCGCGAGTACCGTCCAGTTCTCGTTCGCGGTTGAGACGCTGAACGACCCGTGGGGAAGCGATCGGGGCTTCTCACCACACATGTTCGTGCTGTGGCTCCGCGATCCGAGTACGGACGGCGGGACGACGGCCGAAATCGGCGATCTCGGGCTCACAGCGGAGTTCGAGTCGGCGTGGCACTACCGCCTCGAGGTCAGTGGCTTCACGAAGAGCGCAGTCGACGCGGGCGGCAATCCGCTGACCGACGCCGAGGGCAACGGGATCGCCGTCCGGGACGACGTGGACACCGATTCGAACACCGTGACGCTCGCCGTCGATCGGGCGGCATTCGGGGAGACCGACGTCTCGGAACTGGAAGTCGTGGCGATGGTCCAGTCCGAGGACCGGGGTACGCTTCGTCCCGTCGCCGAAGACGCCGAGGACTACGTGTTCGGCGGTGCTATCCCCGGTGCGGCCGAGAACGCGCCTCGCGTGATGGACCTGCTGACGCCCGCGGGCGTCAGTCGGACCGAGGCGCTGGCTTACTCGGCCGACGAACGGGCGACGCTGCCGTTCGTCTCGCTGCGCGACGCCTGATCGGAAATCGGTCGCAAGAACGCAGCAGAGAAGCGACGAGAACGCGCCCGACCGCGACGAGCGGGCTTCTCAGCCCCGTCTCGGACGGCCTCACCGTCTCAGACGGAACGGAGACGTGTCGAACGCGACTCGAGAATCGTTCATGGTCGATGCGGTGACTGCGAGACCCGGGCGCGTTGCGATTAGTCGGCGCCGTGACGCGGCGTGTAACCGCAGTCGCCGCAGACGAGCGACTCGTATCGGGTCGACAGCGAGCCCGCGCATTCGGGACACTGATATT containing:
- a CDS encoding glycoside hydrolase family 97 catalytic domain-containing protein, which translates into the protein MDDERSHHRFGQYRRRGLLGGMASLFAATAYSLNVSADAAAPVGEGDDATTQTVSSPDGSVAVTVDVAGGTPTYSVSFEGTTVIDSSRLGFEFRNRPAFGVGSDAADVTVTGSDRRTVDTTWDPVWDRYDEIQERYAELRLGLEETANPGRGGTLEIRAFDDGVGFRFLFDERFGDPFVITAERTEYSFAGDYESWWIPNDYDNFEVEYEETPLSEIESTLEADAGGEFDGVHTPMTMRTDDGHYVSVHEANLDDYASLAIAPQGSGDTEFESTLAPLPDGTKVSASAPHATPWRTVQLGRRPGDLVESNLIVNLNEDYSDDVFTQGTDWIEPQKFIGVWWLMITGRADWEYRGPRTGNHGAQTGRAKQYMDFASEHGISGVLVEGWNRGWSSYPGDGSELDFTESYPDFDLEAVTDYGASLEPPTRMTMHNETAGDFRNYESQIDEVFGLYDDLGIRTIKSGYVADDGNLADEGYNHHNQVLVNHHTLVAERAAANRQMLDVHEPIHPTGRRRTYPNLMTREGVKGQEYDAFGDVSPSHHVTFPFTRMLGGPVEYTPGIFDTDSGSGGIETTRAKQLAMYPTYFSGLQMVADLPSSYLADQPATLSVGEVAQAQHADLDGFVTQSEWANARGEAYVPFDANSVDSGASASWTLEDADAGEYDVHLRVANYEADNGLADGVDATATLRVDGEPVERLSVPGTEYWDVWTATATTVSLEAGETHLSLALTEGDTGGFNLDSIAVTEPGAPMPEPDEPPITGPTVPAFRFIEDVPAAGWDDTRVLDSSIGDYMITARRKGEEWYVGAMTDEHGRALEVPLDFLESAPGRRRGHEKSEGTGHGKGRGKGHTKGTYVAEIYSDGIDADYDGNLEDVRIDEALVDDSTTLLASTVGSGGTAVRLRPATREDLERLPTYERPSQDLAVSIDAETFVREPFVAATGSNDGDYIGGTNVELVVDGEVVDIENVRFAPGATDESFAFGSSIDAAGTYDVTVRTLEGETLASRSVTVNPPETVASFDDPSGDDDGPGEYTYPTADAFADGVFDLRSFEVTRTASTVQFSFAVETLNDPWGSDRGFSPHMFVLWLRDPSTDGGTTAEIGDLGLTAEFESAWHYRLEVSGFTKSAVDAGGNPLTDAEGNGIAVRDDVDTDSNTVTLAVDRAAFGETDVSELEVVAMVQSEDRGTLRPVAEDAEDYVFGGAIPGAAENAPRVMDLLTPAGVSRTEALAYSADERATLPFVSLRDA